One Campylobacter sp. RM16192 genomic region harbors:
- a CDS encoding RDD family protein, protein MSQNIIDKLQRENITLAPFKKRALAYAIDELLLSMLFLIIYWDMLEVVKSYEETVMMTSNLLVQIFALKVVYQAFFTWYYGASIGKIVMKIVCVDTDLLDKPNFKISIIRALMRVVSENVFFLGCIWAFSNPLLQTWHDKFAKTVVIDVY, encoded by the coding sequence ATGAGCCAAAATATCATAGATAAACTACAGCGTGAAAATATAACTTTAGCTCCGTTTAAAAAGCGTGCACTTGCTTACGCAATAGACGAGCTTTTGCTCTCGATGTTATTTTTGATTATATATTGGGATATGCTTGAAGTCGTAAAAAGCTACGAAGAGACTGTTATGATGACTTCAAATTTATTAGTTCAAATTTTTGCTCTTAAAGTCGTATATCAGGCATTTTTTACTTGGTATTATGGCGCCAGCATAGGTAAAATAGTGATGAAAATTGTATGTGTAGATACTGATTTGCTTGATAAGCCTAATTTTAAAATTTCTATCATTAGGGCGCTAATGAGAGTTGTGAGTGAAAATGTATTTTTTCTAGGATGTATCTGGGCGTTTTCTAATCCGCTTCTTCAAACTTGGCATGACAAATTTGCAAAAACAGTGGTGATTGATGTTTATTAG
- a CDS encoding AIPR family protein, protein MRILIFQGKYKKNNDVTFGDKDLQRLAGAMAFFKNEENVQNLLNSDANNEVKALVKDFNIIEKVSDYNVEMHFISNSLPSKEAADYKENFDNLYFCDLNLMKDRYKYIKKEPLVSGTKTFTDLDFSKSILEDIDSNKGIRSLFIVLPASQLIELDGLGDLTLFNKNVRLNLGNTRVNRSIRKTINNTEENLYFPIFHNGISIVCEKMALDSEKSTLTIENYSVVNGAQSILTFKAEEESLSPIIRTLVKISTVGNNSTLTELISTYNNNQNAISMKDLRSSDSVQLRLKREFEEINDAYDLDYSYVSKAGETISHNSIDNGLAAQLIISGYKFQPYLTHLKASMFDQRYSDVFNRNIKASDILKYYDIYTIISQVGDVIGNEGVSKYGLARFTVLSIICRYIKSSKKLMDMWIKTDQYIMDRAKWNNLYVYFIKLVWKLIKVKIEKENKDEVFTYKNYFKNENDIDELMNEVITNIDIQLDIADIDIGKLISQYF, encoded by the coding sequence ATGCGAATTTTAATATTTCAAGGAAAATATAAAAAGAACAATGATGTAACTTTTGGTGATAAAGACCTTCAAAGATTAGCGGGAGCAATGGCGTTTTTTAAAAATGAAGAAAATGTTCAAAACTTATTAAATAGTGATGCTAATAATGAAGTTAAAGCCTTAGTTAAAGATTTTAATATAATAGAAAAAGTGTCAGATTATAATGTTGAAATGCATTTTATAAGTAATTCGTTACCATCTAAAGAAGCAGCTGACTATAAAGAAAATTTTGACAATTTGTATTTTTGCGACTTGAATTTAATGAAAGATAGATACAAGTATATAAAGAAAGAACCACTAGTATCAGGTACTAAAACATTTACAGATTTAGACTTTTCGAAATCTATTCTTGAAGATATTGATAGCAACAAAGGAATCAGATCACTATTTATCGTTCTTCCAGCGTCACAATTAATTGAGCTAGATGGGCTAGGAGATCTAACATTGTTTAATAAAAATGTGCGATTAAACTTAGGAAATACCAGAGTCAACAGATCAATTAGAAAAACAATCAATAACACTGAAGAGAACCTGTATTTCCCAATTTTTCACAATGGTATATCTATAGTGTGTGAAAAAATGGCTTTAGATAGTGAAAAATCAACTTTAACTATAGAAAACTACTCTGTCGTAAATGGTGCTCAATCAATACTCACGTTTAAAGCCGAAGAAGAGAGCCTTAGTCCAATTATCAGAACGTTAGTTAAAATTTCAACTGTAGGTAATAATTCAACATTAACAGAATTGATTTCAACCTATAATAATAATCAAAATGCTATAAGTATGAAAGATTTGAGGTCAAGTGATTCTGTTCAATTAAGGTTAAAGAGGGAATTCGAAGAGATAAACGATGCATATGACTTAGATTATTCATATGTTAGCAAAGCTGGAGAAACCATATCTCATAATTCTATAGACAATGGGTTAGCTGCTCAATTAATTATATCTGGTTATAAATTCCAGCCGTATTTAACGCATTTAAAAGCATCTATGTTTGATCAACGGTATTCTGATGTATTTAATAGAAATATAAAAGCGTCGGATATTTTAAAATATTATGATATCTATACGATTATTAGTCAAGTCGGCGATGTAATTGGAAATGAGGGGGTTTCAAAATATGGCTTAGCCAGATTTACAGTTCTATCAATAATTTGTAGGTACATTAAGAGCTCTAAAAAGTTAATGGATATGTGGATTAAAACTGATCAGTACATAATGGACAGAGCGAAATGGAATAATCTATATGTTTATTTTATTAAATTAGTTTGGAAGTTAATAAAAGTTAAAATTGAAAAAGAAAATAAAGATGAAGTCTTTACCTATAAGAACTATTTTAAAAATGAAAATGATATAGATGAACTTATGAATGAAGTAATTACAAATATTGATATCCAACTTGATATTGCCGATATAGATATTGGAAAATTGATTTCACAATATTTTTAA
- a CDS encoding phosphoribosyltransferase family protein, with product MFENQLDAAKKLLEILPKKELIQNEYLLICSSIDSVILVDVIARELKLSYEMLFTERVFAPNNPECEIAMVSEADDIVLHDELIKSFNISYDFIYGEAQRKYEEKILKNVYKYRKGNLIKNLKNRNILLIDEGCETGFTALTCLKTLIKERVKSVTYATPSIAVDVANVLAPLVDNIFAVHKIVNFIDVDFYYKNKIEPKPEVILSILEESPFYIPLQK from the coding sequence ATGTTTGAAAATCAGCTTGATGCTGCAAAAAAGCTGCTTGAAATTTTACCTAAAAAAGAGCTTATTCAAAACGAATATCTACTAATCTGCTCCTCTATTGATTCTGTAATTTTGGTGGATGTTATTGCAAGAGAGTTAAAGCTAAGCTATGAGATGCTTTTTACAGAGAGGGTTTTTGCGCCAAACAATCCTGAATGCGAAATTGCCATGGTTAGCGAAGCTGATGATATAGTTCTTCATGATGAGCTCATAAAATCATTTAATATAAGCTATGATTTTATATATGGAGAGGCTCAGAGAAAATACGAAGAAAAAATTTTAAAAAATGTTTATAAATACAGAAAGGGAAATTTAATCAAGAATTTGAAAAATAGAAATATTTTACTTATTGATGAGGGTTGCGAGACAGGGTTTACAGCGCTTACCTGCCTTAAAACTCTTATTAAAGAGAGAGTAAAATCAGTCACTTATGCCACACCTTCTATAGCAGTAGATGTTGCGAATGTGCTTGCGCCGCTTGTAGATAATATTTTTGCAGTTCACAAAATAGTAAATTTTATAGATGTGGATTTTTATTACAAAAATAAGATCGAGCCAAAACCAGAGGTAATTCTCTCCATACTTGAGGAGAGTCCATTTTATATACCATTACAAAAATAA
- a CDS encoding LPS-assembly protein LptD: protein MFIRLFFVLVVSFVSVFANIQDFELLADDVKREANIITANKNVLVYSKEYTMSADRAVYNQDSRVLELFGNVNLMRGKEEVSRCNYAKIDLNSKDSSYEALFLMNKGMEVWMQNDESKSNSKYYETRGSIVSSCNVQNPDWKIKFSSGKLNKESKYLHLYNPVLYIHDIPMFYLPYFGFSTDTRRRTGLLSPDLGYNKNGGFFYRQPIYIAEYNSWDLQLDPQIRTLRGSGLYTVFRFADSPYSGGSIGFGTFSDKDSYRQKQISQNSNRLPLKNKTHKGVEVKYERSRLVKHLIDSDLQEGLWLDATKLNDIDFINLKSRSGDNSEENSLVTSKLNYFISSDKHYFGSYARYYIDTAKVGNVNENKDTLQEYPSFQYHKYTDSLLLPNIIYSVDLYSRNYTRKIGVEATQHEFSLPVSAHILFLQDYLTFSYHNHLYATQINYSNKMYRPTGAEDNSASYIENSHKFSLHTDIAKAYESFYHSLNLGIDYITRGYNNGELPDDYETIEYDQNTYVYDMSGNKYQSFINSPYTKDEVAARLTQYFFNQDGRKLLRHTISQGYYTKDSRYSNLKNIIGFYPMTNLSFYNKLEYSHKHKYIEKIQTGANHDNRYFGLGLWHTYEKKSEQEVQNFISGTGSINLQYNYKLLGRLQYDLQRAYTKDWRLGIAHKRKCWNYSILYEEKIEPTSTSGGSASKKSKGVYLMVNFYPMGGIHYDFSLGESYEEGR from the coding sequence ATGTTTATTAGACTATTTTTTGTCTTAGTTGTTTCGTTTGTGAGCGTTTTTGCAAATATTCAGGACTTTGAACTGCTGGCAGATGACGTAAAACGCGAGGCAAATATAATAACAGCAAATAAAAATGTACTGGTTTATTCCAAAGAATATACAATGAGTGCGGATAGAGCTGTATATAATCAAGATAGTAGAGTTTTAGAGCTTTTTGGAAATGTAAATTTAATGCGCGGCAAAGAGGAAGTATCTCGTTGTAATTACGCAAAGATAGACCTAAATAGTAAAGATAGCAGCTACGAGGCTTTATTCCTCATGAATAAAGGCATGGAAGTATGGATGCAAAATGACGAAAGTAAGAGCAATTCTAAATACTATGAAACAAGAGGCTCTATCGTATCTAGCTGCAACGTACAAAATCCAGACTGGAAAATAAAATTTAGTAGTGGAAAATTAAATAAAGAGAGTAAATACCTGCATCTTTATAATCCAGTTTTATATATACATGATATCCCTATGTTTTACCTGCCTTACTTTGGATTTTCCACTGATACTAGGCGTAGAACGGGACTTTTATCTCCGGATTTGGGATATAATAAAAACGGTGGATTTTTTTACAGACAGCCAATATACATAGCCGAATATAACTCTTGGGATCTGCAGCTTGATCCTCAGATTAGGACTCTTAGAGGGTCTGGGCTTTATACGGTATTTAGATTTGCGGACTCCCCTTATTCGGGCGGCTCTATAGGATTTGGAACCTTTAGCGATAAAGATAGTTACAGACAAAAGCAGATATCTCAAAACTCTAATAGACTTCCTTTAAAAAACAAAACACATAAGGGCGTAGAAGTCAAATACGAACGCAGCAGGCTAGTAAAGCATCTTATAGATAGTGATTTACAAGAGGGATTGTGGCTGGATGCTACCAAGCTTAACGATATAGATTTTATCAATTTAAAAAGTAGAAGCGGGGATAATAGTGAGGAAAATTCGCTTGTAACTTCTAAGTTAAATTATTTTATAAGTAGCGATAAACATTATTTTGGTAGTTATGCCAGATATTATATCGATACTGCAAAAGTTGGTAATGTAAATGAGAATAAAGATACTTTGCAAGAGTATCCAAGTTTTCAATATCATAAATATACCGATAGTTTGTTGCTGCCAAATATTATTTATTCGGTAGATCTTTACTCTCGCAACTATACAAGAAAAATCGGTGTAGAGGCTACACAGCATGAATTTAGTTTGCCAGTGTCAGCTCATATTCTGTTTTTGCAAGATTATCTAACGTTTTCATATCATAACCATTTGTATGCAACTCAGATAAATTACTCAAATAAGATGTATAGACCTACTGGGGCCGAAGATAATAGCGCAAGCTACATAGAAAATTCTCATAAATTTTCACTTCACACCGATATTGCTAAGGCTTATGAAAGCTTTTATCATAGTCTAAATTTAGGAATAGACTATATAACTAGAGGCTATAATAATGGAGAGCTTCCGGATGACTATGAGACTATAGAGTATGATCAAAATACTTATGTTTACGATATGTCCGGTAATAAATATCAAAGCTTTATAAACTCTCCATATACTAAAGATGAGGTGGCTGCTAGGCTAACTCAGTATTTTTTCAATCAAGACGGCAGAAAGCTTTTAAGACACACTATCTCGCAAGGATACTATACTAAAGATAGTAGGTACTCTAATCTAAAAAATATCATAGGGTTTTACCCTATGACGAATTTATCATTTTATAACAAACTTGAGTATTCGCATAAGCATAAATATATTGAAAAGATTCAAACTGGAGCTAATCACGATAATAGATATTTTGGCTTAGGATTATGGCACACATACGAGAAAAAGAGTGAGCAAGAGGTGCAAAATTTTATAAGCGGGACAGGCTCTATAAATTTACAGTACAATTATAAGCTTCTTGGTAGACTTCAATATGATCTGCAAAGAGCATATACAAAAGATTGGAGGCTAGGTATTGCTCATAAGAGAAAGTGCTGGAATTACTCTATTCTTTATGAAGAAAAGATTGAGCCTACAAGCACAAGCGGCGGTTCAGCCTCTAAAAAATCAAAGGGTGTATATCTTATGGTCAATTTTTATCCTATGGGTGGTATTCACTATGACTTTTCACTTGGTGAAAGTTACGAAGAAGGCAGGTGA
- a CDS encoding cupin domain-containing protein, producing the protein MPKIYNIKDEIYFQSGGIVSQRLFSSKNLDIDLFALDKDEELDKEKRFGDSLAWVLEGEISLFYEDEKFDLKQNGGFLIAKDYWRKFETKEKTKMILINLKENVMVNHLPKAEIFSLVDAIEYQEGKVVSKTLVKNENGTMTLMSFDGAQGLSTHAAPGDALLVALDGEMELTIADEKFDIKSGDSIVMPGKIPHALKIKDKFKMLLIVTRD; encoded by the coding sequence ATGCCAAAAATATACAATATTAAAGATGAAATTTATTTCCAAAGCGGCGGCATAGTAAGCCAAAGGCTATTTTCAAGCAAAAATTTAGATATAGATTTGTTTGCTCTTGACAAGGATGAAGAACTTGACAAGGAGAAGAGGTTTGGCGATTCGCTGGCCTGGGTTTTAGAAGGAGAAATTTCACTTTTTTACGAAGATGAAAAATTTGATCTAAAGCAAAACGGCGGCTTTCTTATAGCCAAAGATTATTGGCGTAAATTTGAGACTAAAGAGAAAACTAAGATGATCTTAATAAATTTAAAGGAGAACGTGATGGTAAATCATTTGCCAAAGGCTGAAATTTTTAGTTTGGTTGATGCGATAGAGTATCAAGAGGGTAAGGTTGTGAGTAAAACTCTTGTAAAAAACGAGAACGGCACTATGACCCTAATGAGTTTTGATGGCGCACAAGGTCTTTCAACGCATGCCGCACCAGGAGACGCTCTGTTGGTTGCTCTTGACGGAGAGATGGAGCTTACTATAGCTGATGAAAAATTTGATATAAAATCAGGCGATAGTATCGTAATGCCAGGAAAGATACCGCATGCTTTAAAAATAAAAGATAAATTTAAGATGTTGTTAATAGTTACTAGAGATTAG
- a CDS encoding uroporphyrinogen-III synthase has product MPRIFLVSNTKSSDKEIINLNLSEIEFLKFDLNLAVFEVLVVTSKNSINALKFNDINIEKNIVVYAIGEPCAKAAKEVGFEQIYIAKNSHGNEFAYEIAPLIQGKKALFLRAKKTASRVGEILRENGCDITQVIAYQNACKRVGVEHKPESNSILIFTAPSAVNNFILNFGWDDSYKAVSIGKTTSGELMKFTKPITSEIQSVDYCIELAKTLL; this is encoded by the coding sequence ATGCCTAGAATTTTCTTAGTTTCTAACACAAAGAGTAGCGATAAAGAGATAATAAATCTAAATCTTAGCGAAATTGAGTTTTTAAAATTTGATCTGAATTTAGCTGTTTTTGAGGTGCTTGTAGTCACTTCTAAAAATTCCATAAACGCTTTAAAATTTAACGATATAAATATTGAAAAAAATATTGTAGTTTACGCTATCGGAGAGCCTTGCGCGAAAGCCGCCAAAGAGGTTGGATTTGAGCAAATTTATATAGCCAAAAACTCTCACGGAAACGAATTTGCTTACGAGATTGCACCTTTAATACAAGGCAAAAAAGCCCTGTTTTTAAGAGCTAAAAAGACCGCCTCAAGAGTGGGTGAAATTTTAAGAGAAAATGGATGTGATATAACCCAGGTAATAGCTTATCAAAATGCGTGTAAAAGGGTAGGAGTAGAGCATAAACCAGAATCAAACTCCATCTTGATATTTACCGCTCCTTCAGCTGTAAATAATTTCATCTTAAATTTTGGCTGGGACGATAGCTATAAAGCCGTCAGTATAGGCAAAACCACAAGCGGTGAGCTCATGAAATTCACAAAGCCCATAACTAGCGAAATTCAAAGCGTGGATTACTGCATAGAGCTTGCTAAAACATTACTTTAA
- a CDS encoding MmcQ/YjbR family DNA-binding protein, with amino-acid sequence MGGINLKDKIVSYIEDKFNIAPEFIFQRSPKIAIFRHPKNKKWFAALLPVDAKKLNEKIAKKYSAELNILNLKCDPSLAYILCDNERIMPAYHMNKKHWISINLDSEISAEQIFDLIDQSFELTR; translated from the coding sequence ATGGGCGGTATAAATTTAAAAGATAAGATAGTGTCGTATATCGAGGACAAATTTAATATCGCCCCTGAATTTATATTCCAAAGAAGCCCTAAAATAGCCATTTTTAGACATCCGAAAAATAAAAAATGGTTTGCCGCTCTCCTGCCCGTAGATGCCAAAAAACTAAATGAGAAAATTGCTAAGAAATATAGCGCCGAATTGAATATATTAAACTTAAAATGCGATCCGTCTCTTGCCTATATTCTTTGTGATAATGAGCGCATAATGCCCGCTTATCATATGAATAAAAAGCACTGGATAAGTATAAATTTAGATAGCGAAATTTCGGCAGAGCAAATTTTTGATCTCATAGATCAAAGTTTCGAGCTAACAAGATGA
- the purD gene encoding phosphoribosylamine--glycine ligase, whose translation MNILIIGNGGREYAIGLKLKSEKNVSNLYFAPGNGATSKLGKNLKFKDYHELTKFAKENNITLTIVGPEAPLSEGVVDIFKEHGLLIFGPSKSAARLEGSKAFMKDFLARNGIKTAKYLNTDDFDRASKFIDSLNVPIVVKADGLCAGKGVIIAKTKEEAKSSAKEMLSGESFGDAGKRVVVEEFLDGFELSFFAICDGENFVSLPVAQDHKRLLDNDEGPNTGGMGAYAPSPLATTKLIKQVEEEVVKPTLRGMKSEGNPFCGVLFVGLMVVNDEPYVLEFNVRFGDPECEVLMPLIDGNLSEILLNAAKGELKEVKLKDEFAVGVVMASKNYPYSSTPKANIEVLKVPQNSHIAYAGVSEENGEIYADGGRVLVCVGVAKSIKEARDRAYELCENVKFQGSQYRKDIAWQMLGKDKK comes from the coding sequence ATGAATATCCTTATAATCGGAAATGGCGGACGAGAGTATGCAATAGGTCTTAAGCTAAAAAGCGAAAAAAACGTATCAAATTTATACTTTGCACCCGGAAACGGTGCTACTTCAAAACTCGGAAAAAACTTAAAATTTAAAGATTATCACGAACTGACAAAATTTGCTAAAGAAAATAATATTACTTTAACTATTGTAGGCCCGGAAGCTCCGCTTAGTGAAGGAGTGGTGGATATTTTTAAAGAGCATGGACTTTTGATATTTGGACCTAGCAAAAGTGCCGCTAGACTTGAAGGCTCAAAGGCCTTTATGAAGGACTTTTTAGCAAGAAACGGTATAAAAACCGCAAAATATCTAAATACCGATGATTTTGATAGGGCTAGTAAATTTATAGACTCTTTAAACGTTCCTATTGTAGTAAAAGCCGATGGACTATGCGCAGGAAAGGGTGTAATAATCGCCAAAACAAAAGAAGAAGCAAAGTCTAGCGCAAAAGAAATGCTCAGTGGAGAGAGTTTTGGAGATGCCGGTAAGCGGGTAGTAGTAGAGGAATTTTTAGATGGATTTGAATTAAGTTTCTTTGCTATCTGTGATGGTGAAAATTTCGTAAGCCTACCTGTGGCGCAAGATCATAAAAGACTTCTTGATAATGATGAAGGACCAAATACGGGTGGAATGGGAGCATATGCCCCAAGTCCGTTAGCGACGACTAAGCTAATAAAACAGGTAGAAGAAGAGGTTGTAAAGCCTACTTTAAGAGGAATGAAATCAGAAGGCAATCCTTTTTGCGGAGTGCTTTTTGTAGGGCTTATGGTAGTAAATGATGAGCCTTACGTGCTAGAATTTAACGTACGCTTTGGAGACCCAGAGTGTGAAGTATTGATGCCATTAATAGATGGAAATTTAAGTGAAATTTTACTAAATGCCGCAAAAGGTGAACTAAAAGAGGTAAAGCTAAAAGATGAATTTGCGGTTGGAGTTGTAATGGCTAGCAAAAACTACCCATATTCAAGTACACCAAAAGCCAATATAGAAGTTTTAAAAGTGCCTCAAAACTCTCATATCGCATATGCTGGAGTTAGTGAAGAAAATGGCGAAATTTATGCAGATGGAGGCAGGGTGCTAGTGTGTGTAGGTGTTGCTAAAAGCATAAAAGAGGCCAGAGATAGAGCTTATGAGCTTTGCGAAAATGTCAAATTTCAAGGCTCTCAATACCGAAAAGATATAGCTTGGCAGATGCTTGGCAAAGATAAAAAATGA
- a CDS encoding DNA-deoxyinosine glycosylase → MNSLLTHPFKPIFDKNSKILILGSFPSVASREQGFYYANPQNRFWRVLAAVLDCQLPKNTDEKIELLIKHKIAIYDAALVCEITGSSDAKMTKISPSNLEPIFEVASISQVFTNGNKAYEISKKFQNEQILKATKKEIIKLPSTSPANAKFSLERLILSWSEISKFLI, encoded by the coding sequence ATGAATAGTTTGCTCACGCATCCATTTAAGCCGATTTTTGACAAAAACTCTAAAATTCTAATCTTAGGCTCATTTCCTTCGGTTGCTTCAAGAGAGCAGGGATTTTACTATGCCAATCCTCAAAATCGTTTTTGGAGAGTGCTTGCGGCAGTTTTAGATTGTCAGCTTCCAAAAAATACCGATGAGAAAATAGAATTGTTAATAAAGCATAAGATTGCAATTTATGACGCGGCTCTTGTTTGTGAAATAACTGGTTCAAGTGATGCCAAAATGACTAAGATAAGCCCGTCAAATTTAGAGCCTATATTTGAAGTTGCGAGCATTTCTCAAGTGTTTACAAATGGCAATAAGGCTTATGAAATTTCTAAAAAATTTCAAAATGAGCAGATTTTAAAAGCCACTAAAAAAGAGATCATAAAACTTCCTTCAACAAGTCCTGCAAATGCAAAATTTAGCCTTGAGAGGTTAATTTTAAGCTGGAGTGAGATAAGTAAATTTTTGATATAA
- the guaA gene encoding glutamine-hydrolyzing GMP synthase, which translates to MTTSDIIVLDFGSQYTQLIARRLREQGVYTEILPFNAKLEDIKSKKPKGIILSGGPASVYASDAYFCDDGVFKLKVPILGICYGMQLIAHVNKAEVALASQKEYGKAELSIIKEHGLFTGTPEKQIVWMSHADYVKNIPNGFEALAISENSPYCVFGDDKRKIYALQFHPEVQHSEFGSQILKNFAKYICGCESTWNMGSFAKIQIAKIKEQVGNKKVLCAVSGGVDSSVTAALLANAIPENVILVFVDNGLLRTGEREQVEATFRTRLGVELVSIDASKTFLERLAGVTDPERKRKIIGETFIEIFEKEAKKHDNVKFLAQGTLYTDIIESSVVGAGKTIKSHHNVGGLPDWMSFELIEPLKEIFKDEVRQLGLELGLSRDLVFRHPFPGPGLAIRIMGEVNTPSLELLRKADVILRDELKSTGWYNKTWQAFCVLLNVNSVGVMGDNRTYENAVCIRVVDASDGMTASFSRLPYDLLENISRRIINEVNGINRVVYDISSKPPATIEWE; encoded by the coding sequence ATGACTACATCAGATATTATCGTTTTAGACTTCGGTTCTCAATACACTCAGCTGATAGCTCGCAGATTACGTGAGCAGGGTGTATATACGGAAATTTTGCCATTTAATGCCAAGCTTGAAGATATCAAGTCTAAAAAGCCAAAAGGCATCATTTTAAGTGGTGGACCTGCAAGCGTATATGCAAGCGATGCTTACTTTTGCGACGATGGTGTTTTTAAGCTAAAAGTGCCTATTCTTGGTATCTGCTATGGTATGCAGCTAATCGCTCATGTAAATAAGGCAGAGGTTGCATTAGCTAGCCAAAAGGAGTATGGCAAGGCTGAACTTAGCATAATTAAAGAGCATGGTTTATTCACAGGAACTCCTGAAAAACAGATAGTATGGATGAGTCATGCCGACTATGTTAAAAATATTCCAAATGGCTTTGAGGCACTTGCTATTAGCGAAAATTCGCCTTATTGCGTATTTGGAGACGATAAACGCAAAATTTATGCACTTCAATTTCATCCAGAGGTGCAACATAGCGAATTTGGCTCACAAATTTTAAAGAACTTCGCTAAATATATCTGCGGTTGTGAAAGCACTTGGAATATGGGAAGTTTTGCTAAAATACAAATCGCAAAGATAAAAGAGCAGGTAGGAAATAAAAAGGTTCTTTGTGCTGTAAGCGGTGGCGTGGATAGCTCTGTAACCGCAGCACTTTTAGCTAATGCGATACCTGAAAATGTAATACTTGTCTTTGTCGATAACGGACTTTTAAGAACTGGCGAAAGAGAGCAAGTAGAAGCCACTTTTAGGACAAGGCTTGGCGTAGAGCTCGTAAGTATCGATGCTAGCAAGACTTTCCTCGAGCGACTCGCAGGCGTCACCGATCCTGAGAGAAAACGCAAAATAATAGGCGAAACTTTCATAGAAATTTTTGAAAAAGAGGCCAAAAAACACGATAATGTAAAATTCTTAGCCCAAGGCACCCTGTATACTGATATTATTGAAAGTTCTGTCGTTGGTGCCGGCAAAACCATAAAGAGCCATCATAATGTAGGAGGCTTGCCTGACTGGATGAGCTTTGAGCTAATTGAGCCTTTAAAAGAAATTTTTAAAGATGAGGTGCGCCAACTTGGGCTTGAACTTGGTTTATCTCGTGATCTTGTCTTCCGTCATCCATTCCCTGGTCCTGGACTTGCCATACGTATAATGGGAGAGGTAAATACGCCTAGCCTTGAGCTTCTTCGCAAGGCTGATGTGATACTTCGCGATGAGCTTAAATCAACAGGTTGGTATAACAAGACTTGGCAAGCGTTCTGCGTACTCCTAAATGTAAATTCAGTCGGCGTAATGGGTGACAACCGCACTTATGAAAACGCAGTTTGTATCCGTGTTGTAGATGCGAGCGACGGTATGACGGCTAGCTTCTCAAGACTTCCTTATGATTTGCTTGAAAATATTTCTCGCCGTATCATAAATGAGGTTAATGGCATCAACCGCGTAGTTTACGATATAAGTTCTAAGCCGCCTGCAACGATTGAATGGGAGTAG